In one window of Primulina tabacum isolate GXHZ01 chromosome 8, ASM2559414v2, whole genome shotgun sequence DNA:
- the LOC142553568 gene encoding F-box protein At2g27310-like, which translates to MSSSSSTTAANHGGGTPITAIHSDIVRSHILNRLDGSTLASTSCASAQLLSLCNDDHLWREICNSTWPSTTDPRLWDVISGFPSGYRSFYSDSFPAVRHQNSAKRTKTKKRSLPGTSTELISAVDIYCDDKLIYSKVMVTETHSGWFTYSPFRLDLLDPKETVSTPLAFDGENGNCVEIASNRLRVSWVLIDPAKNRALNVASLKAVDARRHWLNEEVQIRFAIVAAGGDGELVQCAVMVTCGGRECEEMHVRDVHMQVEDMEGKIVCGMESLGILREAMEGQRCRSSRRMDEHKYEMFVKMKIESMERKQRREMSLDIAFIATGVSIFLAILIHFLNRS; encoded by the coding sequence ATGTCATCCTCCTCATCCACCACCGCCGCCAATCACGGCGGAGGAACTCCGATCACCGCGATCCATTCAGATATAGTTCGATCCCATATATTGAACAGGCTCGATGGCTCCACCCTCGCCTCAACCAGCTGCGCTTCCGCTCAGTTGCTTTCTTTGTGCAACGACGATCATCTCTGGAGGGAGATTTGCAACTCTACTTGGCCATCCACGACCGACCCACGTCTCTGGGATGTCATCTCCGGCTTCCCATCCGGCTATCGTTCGTTCTACTCCGACTCCTTCCCCGCAGTCCGCCACCAAAACTCCGCCAAGAGAACCAAAACCAAGAAACGGAGTCTTCCGGGCACGTCGACTGAATTAATCTCTGCAGTGGATATTTACTGTGATGACAAGTTAATATACTCTAAAGTAATGGTTACGGAGACTCATTCAGGCTGGTTCACCTATTCGCCTTTCAGGCTAGATCTTTTAGACCCCAAAGAAACAGTTTCAACGCCTCTGGCATTCGACGGAGAGAATGGTAACTGCGTGGAAATCGCATCCAATCGCCTGAGAGTGAGCTGGGTTCTAATCGACCCCGCCAAGAATCGGGCATTGAACGTGGCCAGCCTCAAGGCCGTGGATGCTCGGCGGCACTGGCTAAACGAAGAAGTACAGATTCGTTTCGCCATTGTGGCTGCCGGAGGCGACGGCGAGCTTGTTCAATGTGCCGTGATGGTCACTTGCGGTGGCAGGGAATGCGAGGAGATGCACGTGAGGGATGTTCACATGCAGGTGGAGGACATGGAGGGAAAGATCGTGTGCGGGATGGAGAGTTTGGGAATTTTACGGGAAGCCATGGAAGGGCAGAGATGCAGAAGTAGCCGAAGAATGGATGAACACAAGTATGAAATGTTTGTGAAGATGAAGATAGAGAGTATGGAGAGAAAGCAGAGGAGAGAAATGAGTTTGGATATTGCTTTCATAGCCACCGGAGTTTCCATTTTCTTGGCTATTTTGATACATTTTCTGAATAGATCATGA